Proteins from one Salmo salar chromosome ssa07, Ssal_v3.1, whole genome shotgun sequence genomic window:
- the LOC106609241 gene encoding short transmembrane mitochondrial protein 1, producing MLQFLAGFTLGNVVGMYLAQNYEVPNISKKIEAFKKDVAAKKKPPAD from the exons ATGCTACAGTTCCTG GCTGGGTTTACCTTGGGAAACGTTGTTGGGATGTACCTCGCTCAAAACTACGAG GTCCCCAACATTTCCAAAAAGATAGAAGCCTTCAAGAAGGATGTGGCAGCAAAGAAGAAACCTCCAGCAGATTAA